A single Bacillus sp. HMF5848 DNA region contains:
- a CDS encoding tripartite tricarboxylate transporter permease, whose protein sequence is METIISGLIEVLTLNNFIVIFLSLVLGMIVGCIPGLTVTLGIILLLPLTYSFTSPSTAIIALLAVYIGGMYGGSISAILLNTPGTNAAIATTFDGYPLAKKGKVKKALDVSLFASVVGGVIAAIILLFTSGLISKMVSSFTSTEYFALAILGLSLIAGVSGDNIFKGIIGGLLGLFISVIGLDVVTGVSRFSFDTMLFYEGLSIMPAMIAFIALTQVLIKARDFINTKGAMGDISKIDKEGITNKERKSIIPAILRSTGIASLIGTMPGVGGGVAQFLCYNEAKRTSKHPEEFGKGSLEGVAAAEASNNTVVGTSMIPLLTLGIPGDGVTAILLGAFILHGIIPGPTMFTKQGATAYAIIFGILIANILLYLIGLLFTKHVAKIVQVRYSYLGPLIITFCFAGAFAANGSVYEVILMMGVLVISYILMKLDVSVIPIMLGMILAPIMEQNFVNSMIIYDGDLLIFFKRPITLVIFILTAVLVWSFMKVNKKVEKLNKEQEEKMPAAG, encoded by the coding sequence CTTGGTATCATACTGCTGTTGCCCCTAACTTATTCATTCACCTCACCATCAACGGCAATCATTGCCTTGCTGGCTGTATACATAGGAGGTATGTATGGTGGTTCCATCAGTGCCATTTTGTTAAATACACCTGGAACCAATGCCGCCATAGCCACTACTTTTGATGGGTATCCCCTAGCCAAAAAAGGAAAGGTAAAAAAAGCCTTAGACGTATCGCTATTTGCTTCAGTAGTTGGTGGTGTTATAGCAGCCATAATCCTGCTATTTACATCAGGACTGATCTCAAAAATGGTATCTAGCTTTACGTCGACAGAGTATTTTGCACTTGCTATTTTAGGTCTTTCGTTAATTGCAGGTGTGAGTGGAGACAATATCTTTAAAGGAATTATCGGAGGGTTATTAGGATTATTTATTTCAGTCATTGGGCTGGATGTTGTTACCGGAGTATCCAGATTTTCGTTTGATACCATGCTTTTCTATGAAGGACTATCAATCATGCCGGCTATGATTGCCTTTATCGCGCTTACGCAAGTGTTGATTAAAGCGCGAGACTTTATTAATACGAAGGGTGCCATGGGTGATATCTCAAAAATTGATAAAGAAGGTATTACAAATAAGGAGAGAAAGTCTATTATACCAGCCATACTTCGTTCAACAGGAATAGCATCCCTAATTGGAACTATGCCGGGAGTCGGCGGTGGTGTGGCACAATTTCTATGTTATAACGAAGCGAAACGTACATCGAAGCATCCAGAGGAATTTGGAAAAGGCAGTCTAGAGGGAGTTGCAGCAGCAGAAGCTAGTAATAATACAGTCGTTGGAACATCCATGATTCCGCTTCTTACACTAGGGATCCCAGGTGACGGTGTAACAGCTATTTTACTTGGAGCTTTTATCTTACATGGTATTATTCCTGGACCAACTATGTTTACGAAGCAAGGTGCGACAGCTTATGCCATTATATTCGGTATCTTAATTGCTAACATATTACTATATTTAATTGGATTGCTGTTCACTAAACATGTGGCGAAAATTGTTCAAGTTAGATATAGCTATCTTGGGCCTCTTATTATCACATTTTGTTTTGCAGGTGCTTTTGCGGCAAACGGTTCTGTATATGAAGTTATTTTAATGATGGGAGTATTAGTTATCAGTTACATTTTAATGAAGCTAGATGTTTCCGTTATCCCGATTATGCTTGGTATGATTTTAGCGCCTATTATGGAGCAAAACTTTGTAAATAGTATGATTATTTATGACGGCGATCTCTTGATATTCTTCAAGCGCCCAATCACACTTGTTATCTTTATCTTAACCGCTGTTCTTGTTTGGTCGTTTATGAAGGTTAACAAGAAAGTAGAAAAATTAAACAAAGAACAAGAGGAAAAAATGCCAGCAGCAGGTTAA